One genomic window of bacterium includes the following:
- the hisC gene encoding histidinol-phosphate transaminase, whose protein sequence is MKSPPMEINGFLRKGIKDLRPYQVPAVSCPIKLDAHENPYPLPARLRAKVEKVMADLPLNRYPDSGATKLRQAIAAYTGLESNWITVGNGSDELIQSIMLAFGEALIYPEPTFDMYPILAKVTGLSLKGIPLGDDFILDEEAIIRTAKENRASLIFISSPNNPTGNIFPRERIERIIVESGSLVVCDEAYYEFSGESFISHLARYENLIILRTLSKLGLAGLRVGYMLASPSIIREINKVRLPYNLNTVSQEIATLVLTDFEPIKRQIKEIIAQREEVYQCLKTMPGLNPFPSRTNFILMRSHLLGADYIWNELVKAGILIKNLNQAGALRNCLRVSIGTPEENKAVTSVLSRII, encoded by the coding sequence ATGAAAAGCCCACCGATGGAGATTAATGGTTTCCTCAGAAAAGGGATAAAGGACTTAAGGCCGTACCAGGTGCCGGCGGTTTCCTGCCCTATCAAGCTCGATGCTCACGAAAATCCTTACCCTCTGCCGGCTCGGCTTAGGGCCAAGGTAGAGAAGGTGATGGCCGACTTACCCCTAAATCGTTACCCTGACTCAGGGGCCACTAAACTGCGTCAGGCCATCGCGGCTTATACCGGCTTGGAATCGAATTGGATCACCGTAGGTAACGGTTCAGATGAACTTATCCAGTCGATTATGCTTGCCTTTGGGGAAGCCCTTATTTACCCTGAGCCTACCTTCGATATGTATCCCATCCTGGCTAAAGTAACCGGTCTCTCATTAAAGGGCATACCTCTGGGAGATGATTTTATCCTCGATGAGGAGGCCATAATTCGGACGGCTAAAGAGAACAGGGCGTCGCTTATCTTTATTAGTTCGCCTAACAACCCTACCGGGAATATCTTCCCCCGAGAGAGGATAGAGAGAATAATCGTCGAATCTGGTTCTCTGGTCGTCTGCGATGAGGCTTATTATGAGTTCTCAGGGGAAAGTTTTATCTCTCATTTAGCTCGATATGAGAATCTAATTATTTTGCGAACCTTATCTAAACTTGGTCTGGCCGGACTCAGGGTGGGTTATATGCTGGCCTCACCGTCTATTATTCGGGAGATAAACAAGGTCAGACTCCCCTACAATCTGAATACGGTCTCCCAGGAAATAGCGACCTTGGTGTTAACTGATTTTGAACCGATTAAGCGGCAGATTAAAGAAATCATTGCTCAGCGGGAAGAAGTCTATCAGTGTCTCAAGACTATGCCGGGCCTTAATCCCTTTCCCAGCCGAACCAACTTTATTCTGATGAGAAGCCACCTCCTGGGGGCTGATTATATCTGGAACGAGCTGGTCAAGGCGGGTATCTTGATCAAAAATCTCAACCAGGCAGGGGCGCTTAGGAATTGCCTCCGGGTGAGCATAGGCACACCTGAGGAGAATAAGGCCGTTACTTCGGTCCTGAGCCGGATAATCTAA